ACAGAGCCTGGTGAAGCGAAGAAGGAGACGGTCTCGAAGGGGGCCGGCGGGGCAGCGCCTGCCGATGAGGTGCCCGGCGTCCCCGGAGCCGCACCAGCCCCGGTCGATGAACCCGTGGACCCCCGGCCGCCACTGCCGACGAAGTCCGATCAGGCCGCGCCGAGGGGGGTCACGCCGACGGGAGCCGAGACCGGGACCGGACCCGAGGCAGCGGCACAGCAGGGCGCGTACCTGACCACGTCCCAGGGGGCCCGGCTGCGGGACAGTGACCACTCCCTCAAGGCCGGGCGTCGGGGGCCGACCCTCTTGCAGGACCACCACCTGCGGGAGAAGATCACCCACTTCGACCACGAGCGGATACCGGAGCGGGTCGTGCACGCCCGGGGCGCCGGAGCGCATGGGGTGTTCGAGGGGTACGGCAACGCCGGAGACGTCACCACCGCAGGCTTCCTGGCCGCAGGCAAGAGGACCGACGTCTTCGTGCGGTTCTCCACCGTGCTCGGCTCGCGCGGTTCGGCGGACACGGTGCGCGACACCCGCGGGTTCGCGACCAAGTTCTACACCGAGGAGGGCACGTTCGACCTGGTTGGCAACAACATGCCGGTCTTCTTCATCCAGGACGGGATCAAGTTCCCCGACGTCGTCCATGCCGCCAAGCCGCATCCGGACCGGGAGATCCCGCAGGCCCAGAGCGCGCACGACACCTTCTGGGACTTCGTCTCACTGCACACCGAGGCGCAGCACCACACGATGTGGAACATGTCCGACCGTGGGATCCCGCGCTCGTACCGGATGATGGAGGGCTTTGGCGTCCACACCTTCCGGTTGACCAATGCCGAGGGCGTCACGTCCCTGGTGAAGTTCCACTGGAAGCCCAAGCTCGGGGTGCACTCCTTGACGTGGGAGGAGGCCCAGATGCTCGGCGGCATGGATCCCGACTTCCACCGCCGGGACCTCTACGACGCCATCGAGTCCGGCGCCTTCCCCGAGTGGGAGCTCGGGATCCAGGTCTTCCCGGACAATGACGAGGAGACCTTCGAGGGGATCGACCTGCTGGACCCGACGAAGATCGTCCCGGAGGAGCTCGCGCCCGTTCAGCGGATCGGCCGGATGACCCTCAACGCGAATCCGACGAACTACTTCAGCGAGACCGAGCAGGTCGCCTTCCACGTCGGTCATCTCCCGCCGGGGATCGACGTCACGAACGACCCTTTGCTGCAGGTCAGGTTGTTCTCCTACGTCGACACCCAGCTCACGCGTCTCGGCGGCCCGAACTTCTCGCAGCTGCCGATCAATCGCCCGCACGCCCCCGTCAACGACATGCTGCGCGACGGGTTCGGTCAGCAGGGTTCTCACGCCGGTGTGGCACCGTACACACCCAACTCCCTGGACGGTGGCTGCCCGCTCTTCGCCGGTTCCGATGTCCCCGCATTCGACGACGTGCCGGTGCGTGTGGCCGAGGACAGGAAGGTCCGCGCCAACCCGGCCTCCTTCGAGGACCACTTCAGCCAGGCCCGGCTGTTCTGGAACAGCATGACTCCGGTGGAGAAGGAGCACATCATCCGCGCGTACACCTTCGAGCTGGGCAAGTGCTACGAGCAGGGGATCAAGGAACGGCAAGTGCAGCAGCTGGCCAACATCGACCCGGTGCTCTGCGCCGAGGTCGCGACCGGTCTGGGGCTTCCCGCGCCCGGGCCCACCGTCCCTCTCACCGACGAGGCACCCAGCCCGGCGCTCTCGCAGGTCGCAGGGGAGTGGCCCCCGGACGGCAGGACGGTAGGGATCCTGCTCGACCCGAGCGGGGATCTCGAAGGGCTGGATGAGCTGCGGCGAGCCGTCTTCGCTGCCGACATGGTTCCCCTGCTCATCGCGCCGCACGGCGGGACGGTGGCCGGTCTTCCTGTCCAGCGGACCTTCGCGACCGGTCGCTCGGTCGAGTTCGACGCACTCCTGCTGGCTGGCTGCCCGGCAGCGGCCCCGGACGCCATCGCTGCCCGCGACGAGAAGGCCGGCAGGGCGGAGACCTCCGCGCTCGACCCGCGCGCCCTGCTGCTGCTCGAGGAGTGCTGGCGGCACGGAAAGGCCATCGGCGCGTGGGGTGCAGGCCTCAGGGCACTCGAGCAGGCCCGGCTCGAGGGCACGAGCGGAGTGGTGACCGACGAGAGCGCCGACGCGGTGTTCACCGCAGTTCAGGGGCTCATGAAGGGGCACCGGGTCTGGGAGCGGTTCCCGTCGTCCGCCGACGTGGGGTGACGGACGTGAGTTCGTTGACGTAGCGCAGTATTCGTGTTTACGGTGTAAGCGCCGTTGTTCAGTGCGCTGGCCGCGGGGAGAAATGGTCCTCGCTCGGGCAGGCGCATGCGGGATGCCGGGAGATTCCCCCCGGTCCGACGCGAATTCAGAGCACACGACAACCAACGACAAGGAGTACCCATGCGGTATGACGAGTTCCTGGCCGCCGTCGCGAACCACGGCGGGCCGGCCGACCGTGAGCACGCGGACGAGGCCACCCGTACGGTCCTGGCGGATCTGGGGAAGCGGCTGGCCGGCAACGAGCCGCGCGACCTGGCCGCCCAGCTTCCCAGCGAGATGCAGCAGCCGCTGCTGGAGCACAACGGGGAGCAGGAGACGGATGACGACCTCGACGCCTTCCTGCGCAGGGTGGCCGAGCACGAGGGGCGCGGCTGCGACCCGGAGCAGGCGATGGCACATGCTCGGGCCGTGCTCTCCACGATGGCCGGTTTCGTGTCGGCCGGTGAGATCGCTGACCTGCGCTCCCAGCTGCCGGCCGGGTTCGGCACTCTCTTCGAGTGACCCGCTCGATGCTCTGCTGACAGGACGGCGCCGGACCGCGACCACGCGGCCCGGCGCCGCCCCTCTGTCTGTGGCCGCCCCCGCGAAGCCCTGGGCTCGGCGGGCGGCGTTCGGCGGGTAACCTTTGCCCGGGATCGGACCAGTCGATTCTCCCCGGAGAAGTTCCAACTGAAGTCCCGTCCCCGGGCCTCTAGCTCAATTGGCAGAGCTGCGGACTTTTAATCCGTAGGTTGTGGGTTCGAGTCCCACGGGGCCCACAGCCATCTCGCCCCGCACTCCCAGATGGACGTGCTGCCATGTGCGGGGGCTCGACGGCCCCGCCCACCAAGCCCGAGGAGCGACCATGACCGGAGCACTCGTCCTGGACATCGTCCTGCTCCTCGCGCTCGCCGCCTACGTGAGCGGCATGTACCGCACCGGCCTCGTCGCCGGCGCCTTCTCCCTCGTCGGCTTCCTCGGTGGCGGCCTGCTCGCACTCTGGGGTCTCCCCGGGATCCTCGCCCGCTCTGACCTGGCCGGCGGGGACCCCCTTCGCAGCGGGGTGCTGCTCGTCGTCGGCGTCCTCATCGCCGCCGCCCTCGGCCAGTCGCTCGGCGCGATGATCGGCCTGCGTCTGCGCTCGTGGGTGCGCTTTCGCCCGGCTCGCGCGCTCGACTCGCTCCTGGGCGGAGTCGCCGCCCTCCTCGTCGGCGCCACCGTCGCGTGGCTGGCGGCCTCGGCCGTCGTCGGTGCCTTCCCCGGCGCCGCGCAGCCGGTGGCCGGTTCGAAGGTCATCCAGACGATCGACCGGGCGATGCCGGCGCCCGCGGACCGGGTGCTCGGCAGCGTCTACCAGGCACTGGGCGCCAACGACTTCCCGCGCGTCTTCACCGGCGTCCGGCCAGAGGCGATCCGCCCGGTCGAGCCGCCCGGGCCGGGTGTCGCCGAGGGCCCGGGCATCCAGCAGGCGGCCGATTCCGTGGTCAAGGTGACCGGCCTGGCGGCCGGGTGCGGCCGCGGTCAGACCGGCAGTGGCTGGGTGGCGGCGCCCCGCCGGGTCGTGACCAACGCGCACGTCGTGGCCGGCGTGGACCAGCCCTCGGTCCAGGTCGCCGGGAGCGGTCAGACCTACCAGGCCACCACGGTCGCCTTCGACCCGCGGCGCGATGTCGCCGTCCTCGCCGTGCCCGACCTGACGGCCCCGGCGCTGCCCACGGGTGAGAGGCAGTCGCACGGTGACGAGGTGGTCGTCGCCGGCTTCCCCCTCGGCGGCCCGTACGACCTCGAGGCCGGTCGCGTCCGTGAGCTCCTCACCGCACGAGGAGCAGGCATCGACGGGACCCCAGGTGTCGACCGGCAGGTCTACGCGGTCAACACCCGGGTGGAGCAGGGGAACTCCGGAGGCCCCCTGCTGTCACCGACCGGTCAGGTCGTCGGCACGATCTTCGCGAAGTCCCAAGCGAACCGGGACACGGGGTACGCGCTCACCCTGGAGGAGACCCGGCCGGTGCTCGACCGCGCAGCCCGGGCCACCGAGCCCGTGTCCACGGGGTCCTGCGCGGCCTAGGGGTCGTCGAGCACGCCGCAAGGTGATGGTGCTCAGACGAAGGGGGGTCGGCCCAGGCGTGTCATGGTGACCACCGTGCGCCACCGCATTGGCCGGCGCCGAGGTCGCGCGGCCCAGGCCTCCCGGTACCCAGTGAGGATGTCGCGCAGTGACTGGCACCGCACGGCGCAGACGGCCGTCCACGTCACCATGTGTGCCACGAACACGGGGCCGGGCAGGGAGCGCCAGGCCATCCACAGCCGGTTGCGTGCCTGCAGGCGCAGGTGGTTGGCGTGCCGTGACGGCGCGGTGTGGGGGTGGAAGGCGGTCAGGTCGGCGGAGTACCAGACGGACCAGCCGCGATCCATGAGGCGCCAGGCCAGGTCCGACTCCTCCATGGCGTAGAAGAAGCGCGGGTCGAAGCCGCCGACCCCCTCGAACGCACTCGTGCGCACCGCGCAGGCCGCGCCGATGAAGTGGGTGACCTGGCCCGAGCGGTGTGCCGAGCGCCGGCCGACACGGGGGACGTGCCGCCGTTGCGTCCGGCCCGTCTCGTCGACGATCCGCATCGCCATGGCACCCAGGTCGGGGTCCTCGTCGAAGCGCTCCAGGACCGACGCCAAGTGGTCCTCCCCCTGCAGCTCCGCGTCGTCGTCGAGGAAGAACACCACCTCGGCATCGGTCGCGGCGACGCCGAGGTTGCGGCCGCCGGGGATCCCGGCGTTGTCAGGCAGGACGATGAGGCGGTCGGAAGGGTCAGGATCGGGGGGGTCAGCCCCGTTGACGACCAGCACGAGGTGCGGGTCCACGCCACGCTGGGCACGGACCGAGGCGATGGCCCGGCTCAGCTCTGCTGGGCGGGTGCACTGAGTGAGCACCACGACGGCGATGCGCGGCTGCGTGCGGTCAGAGGTTGATGGAGGCGTGTGGGAGAGAGCCGCCGCCATTGCTACACCGTCCTTCAGTGCGTTCTGCACGGTCACCGGGGCACCTTGAGTCCGCGGGGGAGCAGGGTGACGCACCGTGCCGCCTCGCGAGCCTGCTGGCCCGCAGTGGGCCAGTCGCCGGAGCGGGCGCAGGTCAGCGCGGACCGCCCCGCGAAGTAGGCGGAGTAGGCCAGTGCCCGGCGGACCACGGCCGGGCGACGTCCGGGGGTGACGTGCGCACTGACCACCCCGATGGCCTGCACGCGTTCCCGGACGTTGGCGCCGGTGCGCACGAGTGTGGAGGTGTGCGAGGCCTGGTGGCGGCGGTATCGGGCGAGGACCTCGTCGACGAAGAGCACGGGGCCGTGTGCCGCCAGGCGGGTCCACATCTCCCAGTCGGCCGCGTGGGGGAGGTCCGTGCGGTAGCCGCCGACCTTGGCGTAGGCCGAGCGTCGCACGACGATGCCCGGGGCGCGCACGCGGTTGGACACCGCGAAGGTGTCGAGGGCCTCGGTCCAGATGCCCGTCCCGTGTCGGTAGGACCGTGTGGTGTAGAGGTGGTTGCCGTCGGCGTCGATGTCCTGGGCGCGGCAGACGGCTGCGACTGCGCGGGAGGGCAGCAGCGCCTCCTCCATGGTGGTGTAGAAGCCGGGAAGGATCTCGTCGTCACCGTGGAGCAGGTGGACGAGCTCTCCCTGGGCGAGGGCGATGCACCGGTTGAAGGTCGCCACGGCGCCGCGGTTGGGTGAGTGGCGCACGTAGCGCACTCGTCCGGCTCCGACCTGCTCGACCACCCGGTCGGGGGCGTCGTCGGAGGCGTCGTCGACGACGATGATCTCGGCGTCGTCGCGGTGCCCGAGCTGGGCGACCACCTCGGGCAGGGCCCGGGCGAGCAGGTCGGCGCAGTCGTGGACGGGGATGACGACGGACCAGCGCGGTCGGTCCGTGGACCCCACCGCCGCGATGGTGGGTACCTGAGCCATGCAGGCATGCTAGTGGCCCTCGGGAGAATGTGGTGTGCGCCATGCCGGTGCGGGCACGCCGTGGCGTGTTCATTTTCCTTTCGGCGTCCATGCACGCGTGGGTCCACGCCGTGGCGCCTCTCGTGGCTAGGGTGATGCCGTGAAGACGTTGCCCGGCACCGCCCCCTGTCCAGTCTCCGTAGCCGCACCGGCTGTCCGCGTCGACCACCGGGGGGTGTCGCGATGAGGTTCGGCATCGCCGGCGCCGGCTTCTCCGGAGCGGTCATCGCCCGCGAGCTCGCCGAGGCGGGCCACGAGGCGGTCGTCTTCGAGTCGCGCGCCCACATCGCCGGGAACTGCTACACCGAGAGGGACCCCGAGAGCGGGGTGATGATCCACCGCTACGGACCGCACATCTTCCACACCGGCGACGAGCGGGTGTGGGAGTACATCACCCGGTTCGGCACGATGATGCCGTACAACCACCGGGTGCGCACGACCGTTGGTGGCCGGACCTACCTGTTGCCGGTGAACCTGCTGACGATCAACCAACTGTTCGGGACCGCGATGCGTCCCGACGAGGCCCGCGAGTTCATCGCGGAGCAGGCCGACCAGGACATCGAGGAGCCGCAGAACTTCGAGGAGCAGGCGTTGAAGTTCATGGGCCGCACGCTCTACGACGCCTTCTTCCACGGATACACGCGCAAGCAGTGGGGCCTGCACCCGCGCGAGATCCCGGCGTCGGTGCTCAAGCGCCTGCCGCTGCGCTTCAGCTACGAGGACTCCTACTTCAACCACCCGCACCAGGCCATCCCCCGCGACGGCTACACCGCCATCGTCGCCGCCATCCTCGACCACCCGGGGATCGAGGTGCGGCTGTCGACGCCGTACACCGCCGCGGACCGCTCGCAGTTCGACCACTCCGTCTGGACGGGACAGCTGGACGCATGGTTCGACCACGAGCTCGGTCGTCTGCGCTACCGGACGCTCGACTTCGAGGAGATCCGGGCGACGGGGGACTACCTGGGGTGCTCGGTGATGAACTTCGGCGACGTGGACGTGCCCTACACGCGCATCGCGGAGCACAAGCACTTCGCTCCGTGGGAGGAGCACGAGGACACGGTGTGCTTCCGCGAGTACAGCCGGCTGGCCGAGGACGATGACATCCCGTACTACCCGATCCGCATGGCGAACGACAAGACGCTGCTTAGCAAGTACGTCGAGGCGGCCCGTGCCGAGTCGGGCGTGACCTTCGTGGGGCGGCTCGGCACCTACCGCTACCTCGACATGGACGTCACGATCGGTGAGGCCCTAGCCGCGGCCGACGGGATCCTCGAGGCGATCGGCAGCTCGCGACCGATCCCCTCGCTCTTCGTCGACGCCTGAGGGCGAGCCACACCCGGAGGGGGCGGCGCCCGACTCGAGCCGACGCTCGATGTCGTTCAGCCGCTCCTCGATCCGGCGCAGCCGCCGGTCGATGACCACCAGACCGAAGAGCACGTCCCGCCCGCCTGAGTCGGGTGCCTTGCTGCGGGCCCGGGTGAGGTACCCGGACAGCCGGCCGCTCGGCGCCGAGTTGCGCAGGTAACGGCTCGTCAGCACCGCTGTGTGCCGCAGTCCGGAGTGGCGCAGGTGGAAGGCCGCGGTGACCACGGGGTTGTCCGAGCCCGGTCGCGTGGACAGGGCACGCGCGAAGGTCCCGAACTCACGCTTGGCCACGGCGGTGCTCAGCCGCTGGGCGGTCGCCCCCTTGTTGTTCTCCTGCAACGCACGTCGGACGGTCTCGAGGGAGTACTGGGCGAAGATCGGCACGAGGACGTCGAAGAGCCGGCGCCGCAGCTCGGGCGGTGTCCGGCGGGAGATCCACTCCATCTGGGAGATCACCCAGCCCAGGAGGGGCCCCTGGTAGAGGTCCAGCAGCCCTCGTGCGGCCAGCCACGTGTGGATCGTGTCGTGGTGGTGGAAGATGTGGAACAGCCGCTCGTCGGCCGTGGCCATCGTCTGGCCGCTGCGGGCCACGCGGTGGTAGCACAGCACCTCGGGGACGATCGCGATCGACGCGGCGGAGACGACCGTGAACCAGTGGAAGGGGTTGTCCTCGAAGAACCCCTCGCTCACGGGGAAGCGGATCGAGTGCTTCTCGAGGAGCTCGCGTCGGTACAGCTTGCGCCACGGCACGGCGATGAAGCGCAGGAACGTGTGGCTCGTGGGCACGTCGAGCTCGTAGTACGGCTCGGTCAGGGGCGCCCACCGGTGCGCGTCGGCCGGGGCGCGGCGCTCGCCCGTGGCGTCGACCTCCTCCTGGTAGTCGCACATCGCCAGGTCGGCCCCGTGGGAGACGGCCGCGGTGTGCAGCCGCTCGAACATCGTCGGCTCGATGTGGTCGTCACCATCGACGAAGCCGACCCAGGTACCGGTCGCGCGATCGAGACCGATGTTGGCGGGCGTGGCGACGCCGCCGGGGCTGTTCTCGCTCTGGAGGACGGGGACGAAGCGGGGGTCACCCTCGCAGAACCGGGCGATGCGCTCGGGCGTCGAGTCGCTGGACCCGTCGTCGACCACGATCACCTCGATGTCGGTGAACGTCTGAGCAGCCACGCTCGCGAGGCACTGCTCGATGTAGTCCTCGATGTTGTACGTGGTGACGATGATGCTGAGTTCGGCCACAGCGATCCCCTTTCTGAGGTGTCAGGTCTGCGCGCGGCGCACGATGCGGCTGGCCAGTCCGGCGTCCTGCCTGAACCGGATGCGGTGGAAGTCGCTGAGGTCGATGCGCAGCACGTGCTCATGCACGCGCAGGTTGAACTCGTCCCGGACGTCCGGCGTGATGCGTTCGGAGGCCCACCCGGTCACCCGCGTGACGAGGTCCCAGTACTGCCGGGCGAACTGCCGCCGCTTCATCGGTCGGGCCTCGAGCTCGGTGTAGGTCTCGTCGAGGGCGTCGATGAGACTCAACCTGGCCCGGCTCTCACGATTGGTCAGGTTGCGCCCCCCTTCCCCGACGATGTGGGTGCACAGGGGCTGGTCGAGCAGCAGGATGGTCTCCGCGTCGACGAGGGTGAGCCAGTGGCCCAGGACGTCGTTGTGGACCTGGGTGGCGCCGTACCTCAGGCCGGTGCGGCGGTAGTGGTCGGTGCGCGCGATCTTGTTCCACGGGTAGTTGGTGAAGCCGAGCAGCTGCGGCACCTCGTCGAGGCGGGCGAGCCGTCGCGGCGAGGTGACGTACTGCTCCCACACCGCGACGTCGAAGGAATTCATGCCCTCGGCGGTCGTACCGGCCCGCCGGTACCGGTAGGGGAGCATCGCCACACTCGCCCCGCTGTCGTCGAGCGCCCCGAGGGCCGCGGTGAGGGCCTCGGGATGGATCTCGTCGTCGGCGTCGAAGAAGAGGACGTACCGCCCGGAAGCCCGGGCGAAACCGTGGTTGCGAGCGACCCCGGCGCCGTGGTTGTGGGGGAGGCGCACGAGCACCAGGCGGGGATCGTCGATCGCGCTCACCCGCTCCACCGAGTCGTCGCTGGAGTCGTCATCGACGACGATCACCTCGACCGCCACCGAGTCGATCGAGAGGAAGGACTCGACCACTCCCGAGACCGTCGCGCTGGCGTTGTGCATCGGGATGATGACCGACAGGTCCGCTCTGCTCATCGATGTTTGCTACTTCCTGCCGTGGGGCTGGGCCGGTGCGTGCGCGGTCAGCCTATCGGGGTCGACGGGTGGTCGCGCGGAGCGTGTGGAGACGGCGTGTGGCCGCGTGCCCTTGGTCGAGGACGGCGCGTGCTCCCCGCAGGATCGTCGGCCCGCCGGGCAGCTCGCGAACCCGCTCCTTGGCGGACTCGGCCGGCGTGGGCCGGGGCCGTGTTGCCGGTTGTGGGCGTCCTGCTCGGCCGTTCCCGACCATGACCGAGGCCACGACCGCTTCGACCGCGGTGTCGATGGGCATGGAGTCGGGGACGGGGACCTCGCCCGGTTCGGTCGTGCCGACGGGCGCGTGGAGCGAGGCGAGGTCGCCGATGACGTTCACCCGACTGTCGGCGATGCGGTCCGCGATCTCACGACCGTAGGTCGCGGCTCGCTCGGCTGCCCACTGCGGGAGCAGGATCCGGCGCTGCTCACCCCGCACTTCCGGCTCGGTGCGCAGCATGCGGGCCACGGCCTGGCGGCGATAGGCCAGGGCGTACTCGCGGAAGGGGACGCCGTTGCGCCTGAACGCCTCGTTCTGCCGGCGGAAGAACTCCGCCTCCGCCGGCGACAGGGACCGGTTCGCCGCGCCGCCGTCCGCATCGGCGTGCGCGAGCATCCCCGACGGCAGATCGAGCAGGCGTTCGAGCGACGCAGGGACCCTGGTCGGGTCCGTCTTGTCAGCGATGATCACGGTCACGCGGTCCGGGCCGAGAAGTCGCTCCCATCGCTCGACCATCCCGGCCTGGTCGCTCTGCCGGTCCCACTGCTCGTCGCGCCGGAGTCCGGGCGGAGCTGCCAGGGCGTCGCGCAGCCACGTCTCGAACGGAGGCGTGACCCGGCCGTT
Above is a window of Janibacter cremeus DNA encoding:
- a CDS encoding catalase, coding for MDPTEPGEAKKETVSKGAGGAAPADEVPGVPGAAPAPVDEPVDPRPPLPTKSDQAAPRGVTPTGAETGTGPEAAAQQGAYLTTSQGARLRDSDHSLKAGRRGPTLLQDHHLREKITHFDHERIPERVVHARGAGAHGVFEGYGNAGDVTTAGFLAAGKRTDVFVRFSTVLGSRGSADTVRDTRGFATKFYTEEGTFDLVGNNMPVFFIQDGIKFPDVVHAAKPHPDREIPQAQSAHDTFWDFVSLHTEAQHHTMWNMSDRGIPRSYRMMEGFGVHTFRLTNAEGVTSLVKFHWKPKLGVHSLTWEEAQMLGGMDPDFHRRDLYDAIESGAFPEWELGIQVFPDNDEETFEGIDLLDPTKIVPEELAPVQRIGRMTLNANPTNYFSETEQVAFHVGHLPPGIDVTNDPLLQVRLFSYVDTQLTRLGGPNFSQLPINRPHAPVNDMLRDGFGQQGSHAGVAPYTPNSLDGGCPLFAGSDVPAFDDVPVRVAEDRKVRANPASFEDHFSQARLFWNSMTPVEKEHIIRAYTFELGKCYEQGIKERQVQQLANIDPVLCAEVATGLGLPAPGPTVPLTDEAPSPALSQVAGEWPPDGRTVGILLDPSGDLEGLDELRRAVFAADMVPLLIAPHGGTVAGLPVQRTFATGRSVEFDALLLAGCPAAAPDAIAARDEKAGRAETSALDPRALLLLEECWRHGKAIGAWGAGLRALEQARLEGTSGVVTDESADAVFTAVQGLMKGHRVWERFPSSADVG
- a CDS encoding glycosyltransferase family 2 protein codes for the protein MTVQNALKDGVAMAAALSHTPPSTSDRTQPRIAVVVLTQCTRPAELSRAIASVRAQRGVDPHLVLVVNGADPPDPDPSDRLIVLPDNAGIPGGRNLGVAATDAEVVFFLDDDAELQGEDHLASVLERFDEDPDLGAMAMRIVDETGRTQRRHVPRVGRRSAHRSGQVTHFIGAACAVRTSAFEGVGGFDPRFFYAMEESDLAWRLMDRGWSVWYSADLTAFHPHTAPSRHANHLRLQARNRLWMAWRSLPGPVFVAHMVTWTAVCAVRCQSLRDILTGYREAWAARPRRRPMRWRTVVTMTRLGRPPFV
- a CDS encoding glycosyltransferase family 2 protein; translation: MAQVPTIAAVGSTDRPRWSVVIPVHDCADLLARALPEVVAQLGHRDDAEIIVVDDASDDAPDRVVEQVGAGRVRYVRHSPNRGAVATFNRCIALAQGELVHLLHGDDEILPGFYTTMEEALLPSRAVAAVCRAQDIDADGNHLYTTRSYRHGTGIWTEALDTFAVSNRVRAPGIVVRRSAYAKVGGYRTDLPHAADWEMWTRLAAHGPVLFVDEVLARYRRHQASHTSTLVRTGANVRERVQAIGVVSAHVTPGRRPAVVRRALAYSAYFAGRSALTCARSGDWPTAGQQAREAARCVTLLPRGLKVPR
- a CDS encoding glycosyltransferase family 2 protein produces the protein MSRADLSVIIPMHNASATVSGVVESFLSIDSVAVEVIVVDDDSSDDSVERVSAIDDPRLVLVRLPHNHGAGVARNHGFARASGRYVLFFDADDEIHPEALTAALGALDDSGASVAMLPYRYRRAGTTAEGMNSFDVAVWEQYVTSPRRLARLDEVPQLLGFTNYPWNKIARTDHYRRTGLRYGATQVHNDVLGHWLTLVDAETILLLDQPLCTHIVGEGGRNLTNRESRARLSLIDALDETYTELEARPMKRRQFARQYWDLVTRVTGWASERITPDVRDEFNLRVHEHVLRIDLSDFHRIRFRQDAGLASRIVRRAQT
- a CDS encoding MarP family serine protease, with protein sequence MTGALVLDIVLLLALAAYVSGMYRTGLVAGAFSLVGFLGGGLLALWGLPGILARSDLAGGDPLRSGVLLVVGVLIAAALGQSLGAMIGLRLRSWVRFRPARALDSLLGGVAALLVGATVAWLAASAVVGAFPGAAQPVAGSKVIQTIDRAMPAPADRVLGSVYQALGANDFPRVFTGVRPEAIRPVEPPGPGVAEGPGIQQAADSVVKVTGLAAGCGRGQTGSGWVAAPRRVVTNAHVVAGVDQPSVQVAGSGQTYQATTVAFDPRRDVAVLAVPDLTAPALPTGERQSHGDEVVVAGFPLGGPYDLEAGRVRELLTARGAGIDGTPGVDRQVYAVNTRVEQGNSGGPLLSPTGQVVGTIFAKSQANRDTGYALTLEETRPVLDRAARATEPVSTGSCAA
- a CDS encoding DUF2267 domain-containing protein — its product is MRYDEFLAAVANHGGPADREHADEATRTVLADLGKRLAGNEPRDLAAQLPSEMQQPLLEHNGEQETDDDLDAFLRRVAEHEGRGCDPEQAMAHARAVLSTMAGFVSAGEIADLRSQLPAGFGTLFE
- a CDS encoding glycosyltransferase family 2 protein, coding for MAELSIIVTTYNIEDYIEQCLASVAAQTFTDIEVIVVDDGSSDSTPERIARFCEGDPRFVPVLQSENSPGGVATPANIGLDRATGTWVGFVDGDDHIEPTMFERLHTAAVSHGADLAMCDYQEEVDATGERRAPADAHRWAPLTEPYYELDVPTSHTFLRFIAVPWRKLYRRELLEKHSIRFPVSEGFFEDNPFHWFTVVSAASIAIVPEVLCYHRVARSGQTMATADERLFHIFHHHDTIHTWLAARGLLDLYQGPLLGWVISQMEWISRRTPPELRRRLFDVLVPIFAQYSLETVRRALQENNKGATAQRLSTAVAKREFGTFARALSTRPGSDNPVVTAAFHLRHSGLRHTAVLTSRYLRNSAPSGRLSGYLTRARSKAPDSGGRDVLFGLVVIDRRLRRIEERLNDIERRLESGAAPSGCGSPSGVDEERGDRSRAADRLEDPVGRG
- a CDS encoding UDP-galactopyranose/dTDP-fucopyranose mutase family protein; this translates as MRFGIAGAGFSGAVIARELAEAGHEAVVFESRAHIAGNCYTERDPESGVMIHRYGPHIFHTGDERVWEYITRFGTMMPYNHRVRTTVGGRTYLLPVNLLTINQLFGTAMRPDEAREFIAEQADQDIEEPQNFEEQALKFMGRTLYDAFFHGYTRKQWGLHPREIPASVLKRLPLRFSYEDSYFNHPHQAIPRDGYTAIVAAILDHPGIEVRLSTPYTAADRSQFDHSVWTGQLDAWFDHELGRLRYRTLDFEEIRATGDYLGCSVMNFGDVDVPYTRIAEHKHFAPWEEHEDTVCFREYSRLAEDDDIPYYPIRMANDKTLLSKYVEAARAESGVTFVGRLGTYRYLDMDVTIGEALAAADGILEAIGSSRPIPSLFVDA